A stretch of DNA from Glycine max cultivar Williams 82 chromosome 18, Glycine_max_v4.0, whole genome shotgun sequence:
tttatctcttttcacaacaTATTCGGATCGGATGTGATGCACCCACATTGTGCAAGATTTTTCAACATTACTAACTTgcgaaaaaataaatacaaaatagcaTTGTAGGGTGTGCATGACCATCATAATTGTCACCTATCTTGTGGCTTATTTGCTCCACACGTTCTTGTCACTGGCCCAACATTGcacattatcatttatttatttaatttgttttttgcaAGCACCCCTCGTTGTTCTAGGAATCCTATGCTCCCTCTCCTTCCCTTCTAAGTTCCAGTACATTTTATTTGTATGGTTTTGATTTACTTACACGTGATATGGTAAGcatgccatctatctacacattgttaatttttttctctcgcATTAAAATAAGGTAAAGAAAGAAGATTTCTTTCTATTTGTGTCATTTTGCAACTCATGCATAGATGACAacaaataaaggaataaaaccCATTAAGGAATCTAACACAATTACACGAGCGTTCAGAGTCTCACCTccattctaatatatatatatatatcctttttcTAATGGTAAGAGtacttttgaattatttttatgccaattaaattaaataccaAATAAACATATTAAGAACTCATTTAATATATGCTATATGGAATAGTATTAGTATAATATTTCAAACTTACATGCATGTGATAAGTTTATtccaattttatattattcagattcagatattatttattttaaactgaCAAggaccataataataataatattcaaaagagggctatgaaattattattatttttggttgAGTCCATAGTAATGAGAGGTatgaaatttccaatcaaaagaGAATTGTTTTGGTAGGTGGGTTCGAGTAAGACAAGAATAGGGTGACAGGTGTTTAGAAAACAAATGGCATAACATTAAATACAAACCAGATTTGAAACAAAATGTAAGCAAGTTGATTAGAGTAATCAATAATAGCGGCTATTAAGCTGTCAAAATTAATAGcagtataataataaataatagcccgatattttttttcccttctttaTGAGATTTTATATGctaagcagaaaacgaaattacAATTTTCTGATTGATTTGAAGGCAGTTGGAACATATTTTTCTATgtttctgttgttgttgctgttaaTGACTAAGTAAAACTTCGAGAGACTTCGGAAGAAGAAATATTTGATTTCATTTGATTACTGTTTACaatatatgatattattatgctataatgtataaataaatatatgctaATATACTAAActaaattaacatatatataccTATGCGTGAAGCATGATAGTGATTGGTTACAATCTACATGCTCATGATCTGGTGACAGAGAACTGGTGACCCACATTGGTCATTGGGGTGGCCTCtttctttgcttcttcttcCCAATTGATTGAAGCAAATCCATCTATCGGAGTCTGCATGATTGCtttagcattttttaaaaaaattcttctgcAATCTGCTTAAGAATTCAAGTGAATATCTGAGGAGATTTCTTTTTGTAGTTTTAAGTATATAATCCTTTTATCAATCTCTACAATACTTTGGTTAGagagtttttctctctttttttcttttgttttctagtaaaaccaaaaaaatccaCATGTTTGTGTTTGTTAAGGAATTAGGAAAACACACAAACATGATAACACAAGCCaacaaaacaacaattaaaACACACCCAGAGAGAGAGGTACAGAGTGAAAACACCCTTTAAGGCTTTGCTTTAACTACTGAGCTACTACAGAAGTGgccctcctttttttttttcatttctagttTTGTACCttcctttctttcttgtttCTTCTCCCTAACCATTTTTTCTCTCGTCTCTCAAGCATAATAGGTTATTAGGTGATTGATTCTGTTTTCTTCATAGCAGGATTTTCAATAAACCACCATCCAATACAATCTCACTCAAGcaactctttctttctttcttcttcctttgttgcCTTTGAATTTTCTCTAATCCTTGTGGCCAAACCAAACCATATTACAAATTGATGTCTAATTTGTACAATCAGATTTCCTTACCTTCACCCCAAAGAGCCAATTCACCAAACATAAACATGAGAGGCAATTTTGATGTTGATAGGTATGTAAGGGATAATTCTTCTGACATTTATTGTGcaagtttttaatttcatttaccaACATATATATTCACGTTAATTGATTTCTGGGAAAACATGTTCTTATTTACGTTTGTTCTAGTCAGTACTTAACAGAGCTGCTAGCAGAACGACAGAAGCTTGGACCTTTCATGCAAGTTCTACCCTTATGTACGAGACTCATTAATCAAGGTCCGTTTATTCCATATCCGTGTATTTAAGGATTTTGCTATGAATTTTCCActcttattttttcattcattttaactgatcttcattgtttcatttgaattaggCCAAGTCATAACATAAACTTAGTTTTCTGGTTACATGGTAGTTTTTGACAGCTCTTTCTCTtcaaaggttttaaattgtggcaGCAGGTTCGTCATATTTGGGACAAATGCAGGTTGATGCAGCCACAATTGTGGTTGCAGAAACTCTAAAAACCTTGAAGTTGCGGTTCTAATTTGGGTCGTGGACCGTTttctaaaacattaatttaatcttCTTTCAAATGCACAGAATGGTCAATTTCTGACCTTCTCACCGGCCTGAACCAGCTAATGGTTAAATCAATCATTGTTACTAAATGCCTAAGGAATTAAAAGTTTAAGCATATATGTTTTGAAATACAATCAACTGAATTCTTAGCTATGGTTCTCTAGGATTCTTATCTGTTGATCAATCATGAAAAGGAAACATCTTAGACTGATACTTTTTGGATGACCCACAAAAAGAATATATGGTGCTAAAAGATGGTGGCAATTTAGTCATTGCTTCCTTTTAGACAAGGCAAATTCTTTCTAACATTGGTTTTAGGCATCCTCtagtctagaaaaaaaaattaggcatTGTCTTTTGCATGACTGGACCAAACCTTCAGATGATCAGCTTTATGTTAATGCTACCTTTCTATAACATTCTGTTTTGAAAATTAAGATGTTCATATAGATAGCATCCActttatgcatatatatatgtttgatacTACACTTCCTAGACATAATTTACAGTTGGTTTACTACCTGAAAGGTTGCATTATCAATATTTATGTTCTTTGATTCAGTAGCTTTTGTACAAGTTCTTATATTCActattatcttattattatcaGAGATTTTAAGGGTTACCGGAAAGAATGAATCATTGCAGAACCAAGGATTTAGTGACTTTGATAGAATGCGATTCATAAATCCGAGTCATATGACTTCTCCAAACTCAACATCAAACTTCACTGGCTGGAAAAGCCTGTCACATGAAGTAAGTACCTCAGTTTTAATGTTCTATTCAGCGTAAAATTCTCTACCACTTCACAGTCTCCATTTCCTACTTTTCCTTGTCCCCCCAACATAAAATGtatatttcattttgaatttttgtaaaaaaaaaaaagaaaaaaaaatctgattctTAACCTATCCAGTTCTGGTACTTAATTCCCTCTTCTCCATTTTGTTTAAAGTGGAAATATTGCCACTATTTGTGAAATGTGTATGCTTAAAACTTTGTTATATAACTCACAGTAACTACAACTTGATTTTTTCCTATCATGTACCACTATACCAGCATTCCTCTTATGCTTCTGTTACATTATAATCTCTAGTTTCTTTTACTGATTGGTTAAACTTGTCATCCATCAGAGGTTAGCTGGTGTACAAGGACTAAGCATGGATTGGCAAACTTCACCGGTTGTTCCAAGTTCTCCCATTGTGAAGAAGATATTGCGCTTGGATATTCCGAAGGATAGCTATCCAAATGTAATATTTGTAACATACTTCATAGCATTTTACTGAAAGCAATAAATCATGCTTATTCTTATCATGTTTTGATAgttttatgagtttaatttctatgtacAATCAATGTAAAAATTTTACATTGTCAATCAATCAGAAATCATGGTAGATATAAGTATgacttttaagaaaattattgcaaaagtcaacaaacttatcatatatgatgATTTGTGATTGGATGACAATATAATTGATATTTACTCTAGTTTTATATCCTGTTTGACCTTTGAGTTACTAAGGCTACTTgaattttcagtttaattttgttGGCCGGCTTCTTGGCCCTAGGGGTAATTCACTGAAGCGAGTGGAAGCTACTACAGGTTGCCGTGTATTTATCAGAGGGAAAGGTTCAATTAAAGACTTAGACAAGGTATCATCTCTAGCTTATTGCATTGTCCTTTAATTCCATTGAGTTGTTTGTAACCTCTAAATTTGCTTTACCTTTTTCACACTAAAGGAAGAATTGCTACGAGGAAGGCCTGGCTATGAGCACCTGAATGATCCACTTCACATTCTAATTGAAGCTGAACTACCTGCCAGTGTTGTTGATGTAAGATTGATGCAAGCTCAAGAAATCATACAAGAGCTACTTAAACCAGTGGTATCTCTCTACCTTTCTAACTCTGTTGTAGAGCTAAGAATATATTCACTAATGAGATTTTCCCCCTTGCTTCTCTCCCTTATCATatggttcactctctatctaCTATTACTACTTAGAAAAAACCATTCCCCACTAGTCCATATTTTATGGTTTTGAAATAACATATCAATAACATAAAAGTTAGGAGAAAACTATAATTTTGGTTATAGTTTGGTCtcctaaatttaaaaagtttcattttggttTCTTAAACTATGTTAGACCAAATTGGTCtttcttccaattttttatactaatgaTGTTAATCTTAGTTGACGTGCCAAATGCTCATATGGTGTGGTATCTCCCACAAATTGTCATGTGTCACCAAATTGATCAAGTTAATTGTAGTAACTTTTTTTCCCCTTGTTAGTTACCTCTTCCACTTACCAGAGTGTGGCTAATGCTGAAAGGCAATATTGTAAGCTTGTTAACTCATGCCCTTTTTTCTGCACTCAATTATGTTGCTTTTCTTTTCCTCGAAGGGAAGCCTGTAACTGGAAAACTGCTACTACTCTTTTGTTGTGACTTTTCTTGAGCCAAATTTTCTATGAGCAAAGCCTTAGTGCAAAATAACATTATGGGGTCTAGTTAAGGAAGTGTTTCtgattcttctctcttttcatgtGCAGGATGAGTCACAGGACTTTTATAAAAGGCAACAACTAAGAGAACTTGCTATGCTTAATTCCAACTTCAGAGAAGAGAGCCCTCAACTGAGTGGTAGTGTCTCTCCATTcacttctaatgaaataaaacgGGCCAAAACTGATCAATAGTGATTATATGTTGAGAATTGTTGCATTGCTTTAATGCTTCCTGTAACTAAATTTTGTAAAGCTGCAATGGAAAGACCTTGCTGATTTGATGCTGCTGCTTTggagaacaaaataaaaggGAGAAAAACATATTCATTGTCACAATGTCACTAGACAGAAAAACCATTAAACTATATTTTGACCTATTTATTACTCTATTTGTAATGCGTATCAATATGATGTTGTTgggatttttattatttataaactgTTTATTTATAGTATTGGAAAGATGTGTTTCCATATCAGATGTGtacaatttacttttttttaatcctgaTATTCTTTGACCAAAAGTAAGAAATTAATCTTTTGAGCTATTAACATTCATTTAATTCGTTAACCTttactaatatattatttttatatgcacAAAGTAGAGAATCAAACTTCTAAGTGTATACTGAAAAGACATGATTATCTTGTAACCATATGTTTGTTAGATGTGTACTTTACTTAGCATCTATTATAACACTTTGTTCTCAATATCATGAGACAAAGTTTGGCCACATGAGCACCTTCCTGAGCATAATATTGCACCACTTTGTTCTCAATATCATAGGCCACTTCTTTGAGACAAAGTTTGGCCATATGAGCACCAAGCAAAAACAATTATGCGAGGTGTACTTTTTAACAAACCCCTCTTGAAGCACAATGCCATGTCTTGGGGGGATAACGTCATATGGTGGGGCCTTAGAATTTATTGTAGATGTTGATGTTATTGACCGTAACTCTGCTGAGAGCCTGAGACAACCTAGCCTTCATTTGCGTTGACTTGTAAATCATTGTCTCTGTAAAGTGGGGATATTCTAGATTTCATTTGTCCACCATGGAGCAATCATGCCACTGCTCATCACTAGCTTTCTTCATCTCTTTATTGGACCTGGTTTCCACCATAAAGATACACTTTTTCTTCGATGGGAATAAAGAGGAGCTTAAAGTTGCTTTATAACAAATTAGGACTCAAGAATTCAGGTAGGCATATCAACCATCACCATTGGATAATATTCTTTTTGTTGTAATTGTGTCTAAGTAAGTTCATCAAATTCATTTATTTCAGGAGTAGATTTTAAAtaaccttttatttttctttatattgatGTTTAACCACCTGGAttagattttagttttaaatagcatattttgcttaattttttagacattgattttattaattcaacTATAGGATCAAGAATTCTTACTGAATACATTAAATTTACAAGTATAATTTAAAGATTATTTCATACttcatcaattaattttttattaacaattattaaactttttaaaatacaagaaataagctgtaaaattagatatttataaataattaactcatctaaaatttaatatacatgATTGAGATAATATTATCGTTGTTGtgtaaaaatttaaagttaGCTAAAATACCTATTAGTTATCCTTGCTTCAACACGATCCCAAATAATGATAAGTCAATTTGTGTTAAGAATGAGAATATCTTCTTGACTATAGGTTTCTAAGTTGCTCCAAAGAATGATTAGTATAGGTGAACAAAGAAATAGGAAAAAAGTTATGTGAAGATAAAGGTGTTATAAAATGAATATTGTGTGAAGATAAAACTTGCAAAGGAAAGTAGTAAATGAAAGTTAAAgcgataaaagataaaaatcattaaagataaaaattgagTAAAATAGACTTGATTTTGAATTGATTGTCCCTTCTGAAAATTAAGTATAAGACCTATTTGTGAACTAGAAATTCATATCCTCTATTGAACCATATTTTATTACTTGCTAATGTCTAAAACATGATTTGGGAGTCATTCAACTAATTTTACATTGATTCAGCTAATTTTGATAGTTGATTTCGAGTTAAAATTCAGTTGATAGGTGTGAATTCTTCTAATTGTGACTTATCCACATTTTGTTGGTAACTACTCTAAAATCTAGGTATGATTTCCTCCTTCCACAAGCcaactttttacattttaaattttgcagAAACTAACAATTGCTTCCTATTTTTAAGAGAGAGAAGTACTATCATTGATTAGTTTTAATTGTTGTAAGTcatttaaaaaaccaaaaaattgtgaaaatatttcttatctttattaaattaaatctaacTAAGTTCAACTAGTTTCTTTTATGTGCACTAGGTACCCATTCAGCTAATATTGCAAACaacaaaattatcaattatccTTATCCACATTCAGTCATGTATAACCTAATCATGGAATGCTACGTAGATTGCATTACAATTTAAACCTGAGGACCttatagtaaattttatatttttatttttatttggttttaatttaatgttttattaatgGTATGTTTGGTTGGATGgaagaaaataggaaagaatggaaaattttaaaatttgaatcagaaaaaaaatgaaaggaagaaaaaattttaatttttgtatttgcaAAACAACTTTTCCTTCCATCTTCTCTCCAAACAAGCAAATGAAAAATACttcattagttgtgttttttcctCTCTCTATTTTGTTCCCTCCCACTTTCTCTCCTACCAAAGATCATAAAAGACTATTTTATCCCAAATCTTTCTAATTCAATCAGATTTCTTATTTTTGAATCTCGTAGTGACCAAACAACCAATCAggggcattttttttttcaaatttaccaTTTGGgggtaaaatttaaattaatacccAAAAAGGAACCTGTCACCTCCTTTCCCATTTTCATTTATGTACCCCACCTCCAATATTGCTCACCCCCAAAGCACCTCCCCGCTATTATCCCTTTCCTGGTTACATTTGTGCACCTAGCTGCAATCACCAAAGCTCTCCCCCATGACCATCGTTTTAGGTAAGTTTTGTCTTTTTCCCCCCCACAAATTGCTTAATGTTTGGTTGGTGTCTGAATTAGACATTTTGGAACTTATTTCTTTTGTCCAGCATAAGTGTTCTGAAATGCATACTTGTATTTTAGAAATGTATTCTACCTGTTCCAGAATACATTTATATTTCAGAACAAGTGTTCTAGAATCTAGAATATATTTTGGCAATACAAATACGCATTCCAGAACATCTATTCTAAAGATGGTTATATTTATTAAGAAGATCCAATTTAGGGAGGCCTGTATCCTTTCCCTACGCTGATACAGAGTAGTAGATGGGAGTTCATTGGCTGGGGTGAGGTTGTCCATGTATGAACTTGAAGAAAGGGCAATGTTGGAATATTACAAAATACAGAGGTGCACAAAGCAAAATGTAGGGTGCAGGAAGCAGTGCCTGTCCCAAGGCCTAGCTACtgattctctttttttcttgttttcttatcttatgttacaagaaaaaaaagtatcataGGTTCAATGCCTTAATCCGAAAATTTATGTGcactattttttagttttttcttgttTGGCATGAAAACTAGAGGGTTCTAGGGTGGGAAACTTCACCAAATTTCCAACCATGAGAAACAAGAGGGAAACAAATATGATGCCATAGATACGTACTCTTTACCATCAATGACTAGGAAAAATGGAGACTATCATAAGTATACAtgcattgaaatatttttttaaaaagaaaaccacacatatttttttctttttccctcttTCCAATTCTTCTCCCCGTTTCAAACGGCGAGGTAAGGGAACCGTAGAGATGGAGAGTCTTCTctcaaaatacaattttatttttgtattatgtATACAAACTTACACTTTAAAAACAAGAACGGGAATATCTTCTTCATTTGACCGGCGATTAaatcatcatttaaattatttattattttcaattaaatatacgattacattaaataatttgttgGTTTGTTACTTCACGAAAATAAAATACACGAATTCACAATTAACTATAAGTTTCCCCTACTATCTACATCATTGGCACAGTTTCAAAGTTCCGATTTCAAATGGATGAATAATTAATCATTATCAGTGATGAACTATATGGGTAGTagtctttaaaattaatcattatcaATGATGCATTATATGGGAAGTAGTCTTTAAACTTGACTTCTGACTTTTTATtgttaatgttaattttatgtaatGGTTCAAATCATGCT
This window harbors:
- the LOC100815901 gene encoding KH domain-containing protein At3g08620 isoform X1 gives rise to the protein MSNLYNQISLPSPQRANSPNINMRGNFDVDSQYLTELLAERQKLGPFMQVLPLCTRLINQEILRVTGKNESLQNQGFSDFDRMRFINPSHMTSPNSTSNFTGWKSLSHERLAGVQGLSMDWQTSPVVPSSPIVKKILRLDIPKDSYPNFNFVGRLLGPRGNSLKRVEATTGCRVFIRGKGSIKDLDKEELLRGRPGYEHLNDPLHILIEAELPASVVDVRLMQAQEIIQELLKPVDESQDFYKRQQLRELAMLNSNFREESPQLSGSVSPFTSNEIKRAKTDQ
- the LOC100815901 gene encoding KH domain-containing protein SPIN1 isoform X2 — its product is MQVLPLCTRLINQEILRVTGKNESLQNQGFSDFDRMRFINPSHMTSPNSTSNFTGWKSLSHERLAGVQGLSMDWQTSPVVPSSPIVKKILRLDIPKDSYPNFNFVGRLLGPRGNSLKRVEATTGCRVFIRGKGSIKDLDKEELLRGRPGYEHLNDPLHILIEAELPASVVDVRLMQAQEIIQELLKPVDESQDFYKRQQLRELAMLNSNFREESPQLSGSVSPFTSNEIKRAKTDQ